A genome region from Proteus vulgaris includes the following:
- a CDS encoding MFS transporter: MSGSVNKKEEASWGMLLHGKNSLKSLALAGGVALHAINVYITITTLPSIVRDIGGLNLYAWNTTVFILASILSSALTSRLLSAFAPRNSYLFATICFLIGSVICATAPSMQILLLGRFVQGAGGGMLLALAYSLVRVMFPQPLWSRAMALMSSMWGISTLLGPALGGIFAEYDVWRGAFWSILFVGIPYTILLFTILPTENNTDNIIAKTPLPYQQLILLMLAVLSISIGSLYNVILYNALSFVFAFIFILLLVNIDKKSNDGLFPKGTFSFSAPLAPIYLTMALLGISVQTEVFVPYFLQIIHNITPLLSGYLAALVGAGWSFSAIISSSSKQSTAQRLMRFGPMINFVAIVILGLFISSALTIPYGQIIIICIALFFTGAGIGMAWPHYLTRVLHVSQGQEAQKAATSITTIQLFSTAVGASISGTVVNMAGLTDPGGIIGAKNAAHWLFIIFSVTPLIAFITAKIIISNIRKN, encoded by the coding sequence ATGTCGGGGAGTGTAAATAAAAAAGAAGAAGCGAGCTGGGGAATGCTTCTTCATGGAAAAAATAGTCTAAAATCGCTCGCTTTAGCAGGAGGTGTCGCATTACACGCAATTAATGTCTATATTACGATCACAACACTACCTTCCATTGTACGTGATATTGGAGGGCTTAATTTATATGCATGGAATACCACTGTTTTTATTCTGGCCTCAATTCTCTCTTCTGCATTAACTTCACGATTACTGAGTGCATTTGCACCTCGCAATAGTTATCTTTTTGCCACAATTTGCTTTTTAATAGGTTCTGTTATTTGCGCAACAGCGCCCTCAATGCAGATATTACTTTTAGGGCGATTTGTTCAAGGCGCTGGCGGAGGAATGTTGCTAGCACTTGCTTACTCTTTAGTCCGAGTCATGTTTCCTCAACCCCTGTGGTCTAGAGCCATGGCATTAATGTCTAGCATGTGGGGGATATCGACACTATTAGGCCCTGCATTAGGGGGAATATTTGCTGAGTATGATGTTTGGCGTGGTGCATTTTGGTCTATTTTATTTGTAGGTATCCCTTACACCATTTTATTATTTACTATTCTTCCTACCGAAAATAATACCGATAATATTATCGCGAAAACCCCGCTACCTTATCAACAACTTATTTTATTAATGCTTGCTGTATTATCTATTTCTATTGGCAGCCTTTATAACGTTATTTTATATAACGCTTTGTCCTTTGTATTTGCTTTTATCTTTATTCTACTGTTAGTCAATATTGATAAAAAATCAAATGATGGTTTATTTCCTAAAGGGACATTTTCTTTTTCTGCACCATTAGCCCCTATATATCTCACCATGGCTTTATTAGGGATCAGTGTACAAACTGAGGTCTTTGTACCTTATTTCTTACAAATTATCCATAATATTACCCCACTACTTTCTGGTTATTTAGCAGCATTGGTTGGCGCAGGTTGGTCTTTCTCTGCCATCATATCTTCATCAAGTAAACAATCTACTGCTCAGAGATTAATGCGTTTTGGTCCAATGATTAATTTTGTCGCTATTGTGATCCTTGGTTTATTTATTTCTAGTGCTCTAACCATACCATATGGGCAAATTATCATTATTTGTATCGCCCTCTTTTTTACAGGTGCTGGAATTGGTATGGCATGGCCTCATTATTTAACCCGTGTTTTACATGTTTCTCAGGGACAAGAAGCTCAAAAAGCAGCAACATCCATTACCACGATCCAATTATTTTCAACGGCTGTCGGTGCCTCTATTTCAGGGACTGTAGTTAATATGGCTGGGCTAACAGATCCGGGAGGTATAATAGGCGCTAAAAATGCCGCACATTGGTTGTTTATTATATTTTCTGTTACTCCACTAATTGCATTTATTACTGCAAAAATTATTATTTCCAATATAAGAAAAAATTAA
- the aroA gene encoding 3-phosphoshikimate 1-carboxyvinyltransferase, with protein MESLTLQPIAHIEGVINLPGSKSVSNRALLLAALAKGKTRLTNLLDSDDIRHMLNALKVLGVQYQLSNNNTVCDIEGLGGEFKTTSPLELFLGNAGTAMRPLAAALNLGQHDIILTGEPRMKERPIGHLVDALRQGGAKIDYLEQTDYPPIRLRGGFLGGNVEVDGSVSSQFLTALLMTAPLAEQDTIITIKGELVSKPYIDITLALINTFGGKIENQGYQRFVIKGGQQYQSPEKYLVEGDASSASYFLAAAAIKGGTVRVTGIGKNSLQGDIHFASVLEKMGAKVRWGDDYIECERGTLKGIDMDMNTIPDAAMTIATTALFAEGETVIRNIYNWRVKETDRLAAMAAELQKVGAIVEEGHDYLKVIPPKQLTTADIETYNDHRIAMCFSLVALSDTPITILDPGCTAKTFPDYFEKLATLSQGNN; from the coding sequence ATGGAATCATTAACATTACAACCTATCGCTCATATCGAAGGTGTTATTAATTTACCAGGATCAAAAAGTGTCTCTAACCGTGCGTTGTTATTAGCGGCTTTGGCTAAAGGTAAAACTCGTCTCACTAACTTATTAGATAGTGATGATATTCGTCATATGCTTAATGCATTAAAAGTGTTAGGTGTACAATATCAATTATCAAATAACAATACGGTATGTGATATTGAAGGGCTAGGAGGCGAATTTAAAACCACTTCGCCATTAGAGCTCTTTTTAGGTAATGCAGGTACAGCAATGCGCCCATTAGCGGCAGCATTAAATCTCGGCCAGCATGATATTATTCTTACTGGTGAACCTCGCATGAAAGAGCGTCCGATTGGGCATTTAGTTGACGCTTTACGTCAAGGTGGCGCAAAAATTGACTACCTTGAACAGACGGATTATCCGCCAATTCGCTTACGGGGTGGCTTTTTAGGTGGCAATGTTGAGGTTGATGGTAGTGTTTCTAGCCAATTTTTGACTGCATTATTAATGACAGCACCTTTAGCAGAGCAAGATACGATTATTACCATTAAAGGTGAATTAGTATCAAAACCTTACATTGATATTACCTTAGCATTAATTAATACCTTCGGTGGTAAAATTGAAAACCAAGGCTATCAACGCTTTGTTATAAAAGGTGGTCAGCAATATCAATCACCAGAAAAGTACCTTGTAGAAGGTGATGCTTCATCTGCTTCTTATTTTTTAGCCGCAGCGGCGATTAAAGGCGGTACAGTACGAGTTACAGGCATAGGTAAAAACAGCTTACAAGGAGATATTCATTTTGCTTCTGTTCTTGAAAAAATGGGCGCAAAAGTACGCTGGGGTGACGACTATATTGAGTGCGAGCGTGGAACGTTAAAAGGTATTGATATGGATATGAATACTATCCCTGATGCCGCAATGACGATTGCGACAACGGCACTTTTTGCTGAAGGTGAAACAGTTATCCGCAATATTTATAACTGGCGTGTAAAAGAAACTGACCGATTAGCGGCAATGGCTGCTGAGTTACAAAAAGTGGGTGCGATTGTTGAAGAAGGGCACGACTACTTAAAAGTGATACCACCAAAACAGTTAACCACTGCGGATATCGAAACTTATAATGATCACCGTATTGCGATGTGTTTTTCGCTGGTGGCGCTTTCAGATACGCCTATTACTATTCTCGATCCGGGATGTACCGCAAAAACGTTCCCTGATTATTTTGAGAAATTAGCAACACTTTCTCAAGGTAATAATTAA
- the cmk gene encoding (d)CMP kinase: MAVSVPVITVDGPSGAGKGTLCQALAKAFGWHLLDSGAIYRVLALAALHHHVDITSEDALVPLAANLDVRFIPNENGLSVILEGEDVSTEIRTETVGNTASQAATFPRVREALLRRQRAFRTAPGLIADGRDMGTIVFPDAQVKIFLEASAEERARRRMLQLQEKGFNVNFERLLSEIKERDHRDRNRAVAPLVAAKDALILDSTSLSIDEVIEKSLTYAKKNLQLTA, encoded by the coding sequence ATGGCGGTTAGCGTCCCTGTTATAACTGTTGATGGGCCTAGCGGAGCAGGTAAAGGAACATTATGTCAAGCATTAGCGAAAGCGTTTGGTTGGCATTTACTCGATTCTGGTGCTATTTATCGTGTATTGGCATTAGCCGCTTTACATCACCATGTTGATATAACCTCAGAAGATGCTTTAGTGCCCTTGGCTGCAAATTTAGATGTGCGTTTTATTCCTAATGAGAATGGCTTAAGTGTCATTCTTGAAGGTGAAGATGTTTCAACTGAAATTCGAACAGAAACAGTTGGAAATACGGCATCACAAGCGGCGACTTTTCCCCGTGTAAGAGAAGCATTACTGCGTCGTCAGCGTGCGTTTCGTACTGCGCCTGGCTTAATTGCAGATGGCAGAGATATGGGCACCATTGTTTTTCCTGATGCCCAAGTAAAAATATTTCTAGAGGCGAGTGCAGAAGAGCGTGCGCGTCGTCGCATGTTACAGTTGCAGGAAAAGGGCTTTAATGTTAACTTTGAGCGCCTTTTATCCGAGATAAAAGAACGCGATCACCGTGACCGGAATCGCGCTGTTGCGCCACTTGTTGCGGCGAAAGATGCATTAATTCTCGATTCTACAAGTTTGTCTATTGACGAAGTCATTGAAAAATCGTTGACTTATGCTAAAAAAAATCTGCAATTAACAGCGTAA
- the ycaO gene encoding 30S ribosomal protein S12 methylthiotransferase accessory factor YcaO: protein MSQTFIPGKDAALEDSIANFQQKLTDLGFNIEEASWLNPVPNVWSVHIRDKDCPLCFTNGKGASKKAALASALGEYFERLSTNYFFSDFWLGADIAEGEFVHYPSEKWFPLTEDDSVPAGLLDPRLRKFYDPEGELCGSELVDLQSSHHDRGICALPFIRQSDEKTVYIPVNIIANLYASNGMSAGNTKNEARVQGLSEVFERYVKNRIITERISLPEIPKDVLTRYPAVIEAIETLEQEGFPIFSFDASLGGQFPVICVVLFNPQNGTCFASFGAHPDFGVALERTVTELLQGRSLKDLDVFNPPSFDDEEVGDHTNLETHFIDSSGLISWDLFKKDANYTFVDWNFSGTTEEEFHTLMSLCQHCGAEVYIMDYSHLGVYACRILVPGLSDIYPAEDLQLANNIMGVHWRDTILSLPTSEGTPEEYLSLIGQFDEDGLDDFTRIREMIGIAPGKDNGWSHLRVGELKSMLALAGGDLDQALVWVEWTQDFNASLFTPERQNYYRCLHNLLLLQQETEREPEQYMHAFSRMYGEKTLQAALNAMQGKQAFYGLQTIDPDLANLPVHQSLLSAYEKLQKAKRQSTK, encoded by the coding sequence ATGTCACAAACATTTATTCCTGGCAAAGATGCCGCACTGGAAGATTCTATCGCTAACTTTCAGCAAAAATTAACCGACTTAGGATTTAACATTGAAGAAGCTTCATGGTTAAACCCTGTTCCTAATGTTTGGTCCGTTCATATTCGCGATAAAGATTGCCCTTTATGTTTTACTAACGGCAAAGGTGCCAGTAAAAAAGCAGCTTTAGCCTCTGCACTGGGGGAATACTTTGAACGTCTTTCAACGAATTATTTCTTCTCTGATTTCTGGCTAGGTGCTGATATTGCAGAAGGTGAATTTGTTCACTATCCCAGTGAAAAATGGTTCCCACTAACAGAAGATGATTCTGTTCCCGCAGGCTTATTAGATCCACGTTTACGCAAATTTTATGATCCTGAAGGTGAGTTATGTGGTAGTGAATTAGTTGATTTACAATCAAGTCATCATGATCGCGGAATTTGTGCACTGCCATTCATACGTCAATCTGATGAAAAAACTGTTTATATTCCTGTAAATATTATTGCTAATTTATATGCGTCTAATGGCATGTCCGCAGGAAATACAAAGAATGAAGCACGAGTTCAAGGGCTTTCTGAAGTTTTTGAACGTTATGTAAAAAATCGCATTATCACTGAAAGAATTAGCTTACCTGAAATTCCTAAAGACGTTTTAACTCGCTACCCTGCTGTTATTGAGGCAATTGAAACGTTAGAACAAGAAGGTTTTCCAATCTTTAGCTTTGATGCCTCTTTGGGAGGGCAATTCCCTGTTATTTGTGTTGTATTATTCAACCCACAAAATGGCACCTGTTTTGCCTCTTTCGGTGCTCACCCTGATTTTGGTGTGGCGTTAGAGCGTACTGTGACTGAATTATTGCAAGGCCGTAGTCTTAAAGATCTCGATGTCTTTAATCCGCCAAGCTTTGATGATGAAGAAGTCGGTGATCATACTAACCTTGAAACACACTTTATTGATTCAAGTGGTTTAATTAGTTGGGATCTCTTTAAGAAAGATGCTAATTACACATTTGTTGATTGGAACTTCAGTGGTACGACAGAAGAAGAATTCCACACATTAATGTCACTTTGTCAGCATTGTGGCGCTGAAGTTTATATCATGGACTACTCACACCTAGGTGTTTACGCTTGTCGTATTTTAGTACCAGGTTTATCCGATATTTATCCTGCTGAAGATTTACAATTAGCCAATAACATTATGGGTGTACATTGGCGTGACACAATTCTTTCTTTACCAACAAGCGAAGGCACTCCAGAAGAGTATCTTTCTCTTATTGGTCAATTTGATGAAGATGGTTTAGACGATTTTACACGTATCAGAGAGATGATTGGTATTGCTCCAGGTAAAGATAATGGTTGGAGCCATTTACGTGTAGGCGAATTAAAATCAATGTTAGCGCTCGCGGGTGGCGACCTTGACCAAGCACTCGTTTGGGTTGAATGGACTCAAGATTTTAATGCTTCTTTATTTACGCCAGAGCGTCAAAACTATTATCGCTGTTTACATAATCTCTTATTATTACAACAAGAGACTGAACGTGAACCAGAACAATATATGCACGCATTTTCTCGTATGTATGGTGAAAAAACATTACAAGCAGCTTTAAACGCAATGCAAGGTAAACAAGCATTTTACGGATTACAAACGATTGATCCTGATTTAGCTAATTTGCCTGTTCACCAGTCATTACTTTCCGCCTATGAGAAATTACAGAAAGCAAAACGTCAATCGACTAAATAA
- the tnpA gene encoding IS200/IS605 family transposase — MSNHNDLLAEPLRKRHRVSKLVVPLIFTTKYRRKLFDGLMLAQLRDAFDSAAAKLECEIIEMDGEPDHVHLLVAYPPKLAVSVMVNNLKSVSSRLLRQQNTHLRTQSKTGLLWSRSYFVCSTGGATIETLRAYVQSQSTPD, encoded by the coding sequence TTGAGTAATCATAATGATTTACTGGCGGAACCCCTCAGAAAGCGGCACCGTGTCAGTAAACTGGTCGTGCCTCTGATCTTTACGACAAAGTATCGACGTAAGCTATTTGACGGACTGATGCTCGCTCAACTGCGTGATGCATTTGACTCCGCTGCGGCAAAACTTGAATGCGAAATTATTGAGATGGACGGAGAGCCTGACCATGTGCATCTGCTGGTTGCTTACCCGCCAAAACTGGCGGTCAGTGTGATGGTCAACAATCTGAAATCAGTATCGTCGCGCCTGCTGCGCCAGCAAAACACACATTTACGGACGCAAAGTAAAACGGGGCTTTTGTGGTCAAGGTCGTACTTTGTCTGTAGCACCGGAGGGGCAACGATTGAAACACTCAGAGCCTACGTTCAGAGTCAGTCAACGCCTGATTGA
- a CDS encoding RNA-guided endonuclease TnpB family protein — protein MLRATKVRIYPTPEQAEYLNAQFGAVRFAYNKALHIKKDAYQRHGVNLNPRKDLKPLLAVAKKSRRYGWLKEYDSIALQQAVINLDVAFSNFFNPKLKARFPTFKSKHGRQSSYHCVGIKVIDGAIKIPKIAPIEARLHREITGALKSITLSRSATGKYYASLLCDDGVEAPAKPTLISNITGLDVGLSHYAIKSDGNKIANPRHLINASRHLRRKQKALSRKQKGSANRRKARIQLAGVHERVANARADFQHKLSRAIVDENQAVIVETLKSANMMKNHCLARAIGDAGWHGFITKLEYKAAEKGVHLVKLDQWFASSKTCHCCGHKMSEMPLHKRIWQCPECGVEHDRDINAAINIRHKGILELHAAGLVVSAHGDPRKSVVQRVAV, from the coding sequence ATGTTAAGAGCAACAAAAGTACGCATCTACCCAACACCAGAACAGGCTGAATATCTCAACGCTCAGTTCGGTGCGGTTCGTTTTGCGTACAACAAAGCGCTGCACATCAAGAAAGACGCTTACCAGCGGCACGGCGTAAATTTAAACCCGCGTAAAGACCTTAAACCGCTGCTTGCAGTGGCGAAAAAATCCCGCAGATATGGGTGGCTTAAAGAATATGACTCCATAGCATTGCAGCAGGCGGTGATTAACCTTGACGTGGCTTTCTCCAACTTTTTTAATCCGAAACTAAAAGCCCGTTTTCCCACGTTTAAAAGTAAGCATGGCAGACAATCTAGCTATCATTGTGTCGGGATCAAAGTCATTGATGGCGCGATAAAAATCCCGAAAATCGCACCGATTGAAGCGCGTTTACATCGTGAAATTACGGGGGCGCTGAAAAGTATCACACTGAGCCGCAGCGCAACCGGAAAATACTATGCGTCACTACTCTGTGATGACGGGGTAGAAGCACCGGCAAAGCCAACATTGATATCAAATATCACGGGGCTTGATGTGGGGCTGAGTCATTACGCCATCAAATCAGACGGCAATAAGATTGCTAATCCGCGCCACCTTATCAATGCCAGCCGTCACCTACGTCGAAAACAAAAAGCCTTATCTCGCAAGCAAAAAGGGAGTGCTAATCGCCGTAAAGCCCGAATACAGCTTGCAGGTGTACACGAACGGGTAGCCAATGCCCGTGCTGATTTTCAACACAAACTCTCTCGTGCAATTGTTGACGAAAACCAAGCGGTAATTGTAGAGACACTGAAATCGGCGAATATGATGAAAAACCACTGTCTGGCTCGCGCTATCGGTGATGCAGGCTGGCATGGTTTTATCACAAAGCTGGAATATAAAGCCGCAGAAAAAGGCGTCCATCTGGTAAAACTGGATCAATGGTTTGCCAGTTCGAAAACCTGTCATTGTTGCGGTCATAAAATGTCAGAAATGCCACTACATAAGCGTATCTGGCAATGCCCTGAATGTGGAGTTGAACATGACCGAGATATCAATGCGGCAATCAATATCCGACACAAGGGCATATTGGAATTACACGCGGCGGGACTCGTCGTTTCAGCCCATGGAGACCCGCGTAAATCCGTCGTACAGAGGGTTGCGGTCTGA
- a CDS encoding filamentous hemagglutinin N-terminal domain-containing protein, which produces MKLRNAIVIGIIYAPSICQAVPRPYYVNSEPPAVYIPISINKDSSTTIKLNKTNLNQAEILIAPTNSKGVSHNKYDTFNVPSDGIILNNDKVVADVIINEVIDGTTSLLEGNIDIKGKAAHVVIANPNGIECNNCSFSNALSETLATGKPIIHNDELVGYQLEQSISFLDRRTFGGKPFDHIGRIVFRNENKRHPDNSFNKINIISNNINLEKGFISSKGNITIYSGEQRVIIKDDVTILENAMQTRELRRKLPNKIILGDKDSDPKKQGLTSYKNIIINASDTTIDNYGSLESVNSNRKAIQLNLNNTTFNNYGYILAKNGYLNLQNKSIFNNTDDGTIGMQYWLDSDSGNSNTSSTYVGFIPKNTVYRMKKVTLDLSEDSQLINNGIIKIHRLYTRDKNITNIKNHNEDINLYTKLLKIR; this is translated from the coding sequence ATGAAATTAAGAAATGCAATAGTAATAGGAATAATATACGCACCATCAATATGCCAAGCGGTACCTCGCCCCTACTATGTGAATAGTGAACCTCCTGCCGTTTATATTCCTATCAGTATCAATAAAGATTCTTCAACAACAATTAAATTAAACAAAACTAATCTCAATCAAGCCGAAATATTAATTGCACCGACAAATTCCAAAGGTGTTTCTCATAATAAATATGATACATTCAATGTACCTAGCGATGGCATTATCTTAAATAATGACAAGGTTGTCGCTGACGTTATTATTAATGAAGTGATTGATGGGACAACATCATTATTAGAAGGAAATATCGATATAAAAGGAAAGGCAGCGCACGTTGTTATCGCTAATCCCAATGGGATTGAGTGTAATAATTGTAGTTTTTCGAATGCATTATCTGAAACACTAGCAACCGGAAAACCCATTATACATAATGATGAATTAGTCGGTTATCAGTTAGAACAATCAATCTCTTTCTTAGATCGCCGAACTTTTGGTGGTAAACCGTTTGATCATATAGGAAGAATTGTATTCAGAAACGAAAATAAACGTCATCCTGATAATTCCTTTAATAAGATTAATATCATCTCTAATAATATTAACCTAGAAAAAGGATTTATATCTTCTAAAGGGAATATAACTATTTATTCAGGGGAACAAAGAGTAATCATAAAAGACGATGTTACCATCTTAGAAAATGCCATGCAAACAAGAGAATTAAGACGTAAACTGCCAAATAAGATCATATTAGGTGATAAGGATAGTGACCCTAAAAAACAAGGTTTGACGTCGTATAAAAATATTATTATCAATGCTTCTGATACAACTATTGATAACTATGGTTCTTTAGAGAGTGTTAATAGTAATAGAAAAGCAATTCAATTAAATTTAAATAACACAACATTTAATAATTATGGATATATTCTCGCCAAGAACGGATATTTAAATCTCCAAAATAAATCTATCTTTAACAATACGGATGATGGGACGATTGGAATGCAATATTGGCTTGACTCTGACAGTGGTAACAGTAATACAAGCAGTACATATGTAGGATTTATACCTAAAAACACGGTTTACCGAATGAAAAAAGTAACCTTAGATCTCAGTGAAGATAGTCAACTGATAAATAATGGCATCATCAAGATACATCGATTATACACACGCGATAAAAACATAACTAATATTAAAAACCATAACGAAGATATCAATCTTTATACTAAATTACTCAAAATAAGATAA
- the ansB gene encoding L-asparaginase 2, whose amino-acid sequence MMKKTLLASLLAVISGSAFALPNVTILATGGTIAGGGDSATTSSYTAGKLGIDTLINAVPEAKQVANLKGEQVVNIGSQDMNDQVWLKLANKINADCDKTDGFVITHGTDTMEETAYFLDLTTACKKPVVMVGAMRPATALGAEGPLNLFNAVVIASDKASEDRGVLVTMNNAVISGKDVVKMNTTEVQAFQPVNAGAQGYVHNGKVHYYTAALPRADKPVFDVSKLTELPKVGIVYNYSNASNLPAKAFIDNGYKGIVSAGVGNGNLYTDIFDTLADGAKKGVVVVRSSRVPVGFTTQNGEVDDTKYGFVASERLNPQKARVLLQLSLTETQDPAKIQENFERY is encoded by the coding sequence ATGATGAAAAAAACATTGCTTGCCAGCCTGTTAGCTGTAATCAGTGGTTCTGCTTTTGCCTTACCTAATGTCACTATTTTAGCAACAGGTGGCACAATTGCGGGTGGTGGTGATTCCGCAACGACATCTAGCTATACAGCAGGTAAATTAGGTATTGATACATTGATTAATGCAGTACCTGAGGCTAAACAAGTTGCGAATTTAAAAGGCGAGCAAGTTGTGAATATCGGCTCTCAAGATATGAATGACCAAGTATGGCTTAAGCTGGCTAATAAAATTAATGCAGATTGTGATAAAACAGATGGTTTTGTGATCACTCATGGTACAGACACCATGGAAGAGACAGCCTATTTTCTTGATTTAACCACTGCATGCAAGAAACCTGTCGTTATGGTAGGCGCAATGCGTCCTGCAACTGCATTAGGTGCAGAAGGTCCTTTGAATCTTTTTAATGCGGTTGTGATTGCGAGTGATAAAGCGTCTGAAGATCGTGGTGTGCTAGTTACCATGAATAATGCGGTTATCAGTGGTAAAGATGTTGTGAAAATGAATACGACTGAAGTACAAGCATTCCAGCCTGTTAATGCAGGTGCGCAAGGTTATGTACATAATGGAAAGGTTCATTATTATACAGCAGCATTACCTCGTGCGGATAAACCCGTATTTGATGTCAGTAAACTAACTGAATTACCAAAAGTGGGTATTGTTTATAACTACTCAAATGCCTCTAATTTACCCGCAAAAGCTTTTATTGATAATGGTTACAAAGGTATTGTCAGTGCGGGTGTTGGTAACGGTAACTTATATACTGATATTTTTGACACCTTAGCCGATGGCGCTAAAAAAGGTGTCGTTGTTGTGCGTTCAAGCCGTGTACCCGTCGGTTTTACTACACAAAATGGTGAAGTGGATGATACAAAATATGGCTTTGTTGCATCAGAGCGCTTAAATCCACAAAAAGCGAGAGTGTTATTGCAGTTATCTCTGACAGAAACACAAGATCCAGCGAAGATCCAAGAAAACTTTGAAAGATATTAA
- the serC gene encoding 3-phosphoserine/phosphohydroxythreonine transaminase: MSQVYNFSAGPAMLPAEVLRRAELELCNWHELGRSVMEISHRSKEFLEVAHQAEQDLRDLLNVPENYKILFCHGGARGHFAALPLNLLGDKASADYIDGGYWAKSAAEEAEKYCSPNIIKIKTEVDGKIGVKPMKEWQLSADAAYVHYCPNETIDGIAIHEEPDFDDSKIIIADYSSSILSQPIDVSRYGVIYAGAQKNIGPAGLTIVIIREDLLGKARKETPSVFDYTVLAENDSMFNTPPTFAWYLSGMVFKWLKEQGGLQEMAKRNYEKAVLLYSAIDNSDFYINRVATENRSLMNVPFQMSSPELDSVFLKEAEAQGLVALKGHRVSGGMRASIYNAMPLAGVQALVDFMADFERRHA, encoded by the coding sequence ATGAGTCAGGTATATAACTTTAGTGCAGGTCCGGCTATGTTACCGGCAGAAGTCCTTCGTCGTGCAGAATTAGAATTATGCAACTGGCATGAACTTGGGCGTTCGGTTATGGAAATTAGCCACCGCAGTAAAGAGTTTCTTGAAGTTGCTCATCAGGCAGAACAAGATCTACGTGATCTTCTCAATGTGCCAGAAAACTACAAAATTCTTTTTTGCCACGGTGGGGCTCGAGGCCATTTTGCAGCGTTACCTCTCAATTTATTAGGCGATAAAGCCAGCGCTGATTATATTGATGGTGGCTATTGGGCTAAAAGTGCAGCCGAAGAAGCTGAAAAATATTGTTCGCCAAATATCATTAAAATTAAAACAGAAGTTGATGGCAAAATTGGTGTTAAGCCAATGAAAGAGTGGCAATTAAGTGCAGATGCGGCTTATGTGCATTATTGTCCAAATGAAACCATTGATGGTATTGCTATTCATGAAGAGCCCGATTTTGATGATAGCAAAATTATTATTGCTGACTATTCCTCTTCTATTTTATCTCAACCAATAGATGTGAGTCGTTATGGTGTTATCTATGCGGGGGCACAAAAGAATATTGGTCCTGCGGGTTTAACGATTGTCATTATTCGTGAAGATCTATTAGGTAAAGCGCGCAAAGAAACGCCTTCCGTTTTTGATTACACCGTACTTGCTGAAAATGATTCCATGTTTAATACTCCACCTACCTTTGCTTGGTATCTATCAGGAATGGTCTTTAAATGGTTAAAAGAGCAAGGTGGTTTACAAGAGATGGCAAAACGTAACTATGAAAAAGCAGTGCTTCTTTATAGCGCAATTGATAATAGTGATTTCTATATCAATCGTGTAGCCACAGAAAACCGTTCACTAATGAATGTACCTTTCCAAATGTCTTCTCCTGAGCTGGATTCTGTATTCTTAAAAGAGGCAGAAGCACAAGGTTTAGTCGCCTTAAAAGGTCACCGTGTATCAGGTGGTATGCGTGCTTCTATTTATAATGCAATGCCATTGGCGGGAGTTCAGGCATTAGTTGACTTTATGGCTGATTTTGAACGTCGTCATGCGTAA